The following coding sequences are from one Salvia hispanica cultivar TCC Black 2014 chromosome 3, UniMelb_Shisp_WGS_1.0, whole genome shotgun sequence window:
- the LOC125211731 gene encoding cell number regulator 8-like has product MATYDLVPIQEEVGLETEVEMKSYGGEKKHERKPSTGAAGKKHERKPSTGAAGKSGRAPPSAAAVSRVQTDEWESGIFSCLGKNDEFYSSDVEVCVLGCCAPCVLHGSNVERLGSKPGAATFTTNCLPYTALCLLGNCFFGWNCFAPCFAYPNRTAIRHRFNLEGNGEATAKSIGCSENIRMHENQREHCEAACDLATHISCHPCALCQEARELRRRLPHPGFTAKPVIVMLPPGEQSMGR; this is encoded by the exons atggcCACTTATGATCTTGTACCGATTCAAGAAGAAGTAGGATTAGAAACTGAGGTTGAAATGAAATCCTATGGCGGAGAGAAAAAGCACGAAAGGAAGCCCTCCACCGGGGCTGCCGGCAAAAAGCACGAAAGGAAGCCCTCCACCGGGGCCGCCGGCAAGAGTGGCAGAGCTCCGCCGTCCGCAGCGGCAGTGAGTAGGGTGCAAACGGATGAATGGGAATCCGGCATCTTCTCGTGTCTCGGAAAGAATGATGAGTTCTACAGCAGTGATGTTGAAGTTT GTGTACTTGGGTGTTGCGCGCCTTGTGTGCTTCACGGGAGCAACGTCGAGAGGCTAGGATCGAAACCGGGGGCCGCAACCTTCACTACCAACTGCTTGCCCTACACCGCGCTCTGCTTACTCGGTAACTGTTTCTTCGGCTGGAATTGCTTCGCTCCATGCTTCGCCTATCCAAACCGCACGGCCATTCGCCATAGATTCAACTTAGAA GGCAACGGTGAGGCCACGGCCAAATCCATTGGCTGCTCAGAAAACATCAGGATGCACGAGAACCAGCGCGAGCACTGTGAGGCCGCCTGCGACTTAGCTACGCACATTTCATGCCATCCCTGCGCCCTTTGCCAGGAAGCTCGCGAGCTGCGTCGCAGGCTACCTCACCCAGGGTTCACAGCCAAACCTGTGATCGTGATGCTTCCACCCGGAGAGCAATCGATGGGCCGCTGA
- the LOC125211799 gene encoding interactor of constitutive active ROPs 2, chloroplastic-like codes for MQTTKPRPGSLDVFPKLSPATPRAARKLKTPGSDPDSFSSPKSKTPKDMSPKVVGKSPRSPAMEKKRAPSRVSDSEAQLQDELKKAKEELSSSESLKKKAQQEADEVNKQLAAMSSKLEETQNQLKELSDSEEARVQELRKVSQDRDKVWQSELEAVQKQHSMDSSALASALNETQKLKLQLDRVTDSEASQAREIRRLRDELTEALELVEKLEKELNDSRESECQAIEEAGKALMLLEVVKTTEEALRLEHANANVSLLAEAEDARNKADALEELVSKLNGDEHASDGLKREADELRGALEAAERRYQDQYLQSTLQIRDAYELVQHVESESLQRESELVEALNESRVEIEVLKAKLIEKGKEKSESELEAMQTSIMEKEAENEALKSEILRREKARDEVDAANAEMEGEMRRLKVQSEQWRKAAEAAAAMLSNGKCVERTGSLGYDMVGGKVGSEETDGESPKKKNGNMLRKIGVLLKKGQHK; via the exons ATGCAGACCACTAAACCGAG GCCGGGCTCTCTCGACGTCTTTCCAAAGCTGTCTCCTGCCACACCTCGTGCAGCTCGGAAGCTCAAAACTCCTGGATCAGATCCGGATTCGTTTTCATCACCAAAGAGCAAGACACCCAAGGATATGAGTCCTAAAGTTGTTGGGAAGTCTCCACGAAGCCCGGCAATGGAG AAAAAGAGAGCACCGAGCAGGGTGTCCGACTCGGAGGCTCAGCTGCAGGACGAGCTGAAGAAGGCGAAGGAGGAGCTGAGCTCGTCCGAGTCATTGAAGAAAAAGGCTCAGCAGGAGGCGGACGAGGTTAACAAGCAGCTTGCAGCTATGTCGTCTAAGCTCGAGGAAACGCAGAACCAGCTGAAGGAGCTCTCGGACTCTGAGGAGGCTCGGGTGCAGGAGCTGCGTAAGGTGTCTCAGGACCGAGACAAAGTCTGGCAGTCGGAACTGGAAGCTGTGCAGAAGCAGCACTCGATGGACTCTTCTGCGTTGGCTTCTGCCCTGAACGAGACGCAGAAGCTGAAGCTCCAGCTGGATCGGGTGACTGATTCCGAAGCCTCCCAAGCTAGGGAGATTCGGAGGCTGAGAGACGAGCTCACAGAGGCTCTTGAGTTGGTCGAGAAGCTCGAGAAAGAGTTGAATGATAGCAGAGAATCGGAATGTCAGGCGATTGAGGAAGCTGGCAAGGCTCTAATGCTGCTGGAAGTCGTGAAGACGACTGAGGAAGCTCTGCGGTTGGAGCATGCCAACGCCAACGTCTCGTTGCTGGCTGAGGCGGAGGACGCGAGGAACAAAGCAGACGCGCTTGAGGAGCTTGTCAGCAAACTCAACGGTGATGAACACGCCTCTGATGGTCTGAAACGCGAAGCAGACGAGCTAAGGGGCGCGCTTGAGGCTGCCGAGAGGAGGTACCAAGACCAGTACCTCCAGAGCACGTTGCAGATCAGAGACGCGTACGAGCTTGTGCAGCACGTGGAGTCAGAGTCGCTGCAGAGAGAATCCGAGCTGGTGGAGGCGCTGAACGAGTCTCGCGTTGAGATCGAGGTACTGAAGGCGAAACTGATTGAGAAGGGAAAGGAAAAGTCAGAATCCGAGCTGGAAGCGATGCAAACGAGCATAATGGAAAAAGAGGCTGAAAACGAGGCTCTAAAATCCGAGATCTTGAGAAGGGAGAAGGCGAGAGACGAGGTGGATGCTGCGAACGCGGAGATGGAGGGGGAGATGAGGAGGCTGAAGGTGCAGTCGGAGCAGTGGAGGAAGGCGGCTGAGGCAGCGGCCGCCATGCTGTCCAACGGGAAGTGTGTCGAGAGGACGGGATCGTTGGGCTACGACATGGTTGGTGGGAAAGTAGGCTCAGAAGAGACAGATGGGGAGTCTcctaagaagaaaaatgggaATATGCTGAGGAAGATTGGTGTGTTGCTGAAGAAAGGGCAACATAAATGA
- the LOC125212505 gene encoding uncharacterized protein LOC125212505 produces the protein MAAEKCGVCPFEAMDLLWFHQIVTSSKSPTKNISQNSAIVSNQEISSSSPPVASSEVENKRQESEESATTTTSKSHSSSPTTRTSMRKSRSSVDLELQEVKGFMDLGFVFKKHNLSNHVISLIPGLQRIKSQDDQDLEILDEEEKEEKLMMPYLSESWLVKLPDSPLILSLRISRVCNDSDKVKKHLKDWARTVAATVHHES, from the exons ATGGCTGCAGAGAAATGTGGAGTGTGCCCATTTGAGGCCATGGATCTACTTTGGTTTCACCAGATTGTTACTTCATCAAAATCACCAACAAAAAACATCTCCCAAAATTCAGCCATAGTGTCAAACCAAGAAATCTCTTCATCATCTCCTCCGGTAGCATCCTCAGAG GTGGAGAACAAGAGACAAGAAAGTGAAGAATctgctactactactactagtaaatCTCACTCATCTTCACCGACAACAAGAACATCAATGAGGAAATCTCGAAGCTCAGTCGATCTCGAGCTTCAAGAAGTTAAAGGGTTCATGGATTTAGGGTTTGTTTTCAAAAAACACAACTTAAGCAACCATGTCATTAGCTTGATCCCTGGATTGCAACGAATCAAATCTCAAGATGATCAAGATTTAGAGATTCTtgatgaagaagagaaagaagaaaaattgatgatGCCATATTTGTCAGAATCATGGCTTGTGAAATTGCCAGATTCTCCATTGATACTAAGTTTAAGGATTTCGAGGGTTTGTAATGATTCGGACAAGGTGAAGAAGCACTTGAAGGATTGGGCTCGAACGGTCGCAGCAACCGTCCACCATGAGTCTTGA
- the LOC125210678 gene encoding L-type lectin-domain containing receptor kinase VIII.1-like — protein MTSRPVQFLLLLLLLSAAAAAIQFDFGSLTFSKLKLLGEAHWTNSTVRLTRDLGVPSSGAGRLLFSDPIPFRRRASNLTASFSTFFSFSVRNLNPSSVGGGLAFVVSPDAAALGDAGEFLGFITAAGDPPGAVAVEFDTAMDAGLGDINGNHVGLDVGSAVSTRSVDLESIGVQLTSGDSINSWVDYTGSTRSIRVYVSLSDRKPKEAVIAAEIDLGESIPGDSVYVGFSGSTQGSTEAHTIEWWSFRSSFDDDGPSHDSPPAPAPEDSPPVEFPLTPETSTPPPPSPAPEAQNVTAARVAARGGGGKCHGSMCPGAVAGVVTAGAFVLGFCAVGFIWIYKRKFKKGEKREYFASDVIKMPKEFSYRDLKLATKGFDSDRIIGNGAFGTVYKGILPETGGAVAVKRCSHTGQGTAEFLSELSIIGTLRHRNLVRLQGWCHEKGEILLVYDLMSNGSLDKALFESAFVLTWMNRRKILTGVASALAYLHQECENQVIHRDVKSSNIMLDDAFNARLGDFGLARQIEHDKSPDATTAAGTMGYLAPEYLITGRATDKTDVFSYGAVVLEVATGRRPIEKEFFDGRGGNLVEWVWSLHRDGRLLDAADPRLGREYDEEAMGRVLRVGLACSHPDPMFRPSARGVVQMLLGDVEVPIVPSSTRPTMSFTTSQLLMTLQDSVSDMNEMITISTTSSECSFIGGGDGGGGGLHLV, from the coding sequence ATGACGTCACGCCCCGTCcaattcctcctcctcctcctcctcctctccgccgccgccgcagcGATCCAATTCGACTTCGGCTCTCTCACATTCTCCAAACTCAAGCTCCTCGGGGAGGCCCACTGGACCAACTCCACCGTCCGCCTCACCCGCGACCTCGGCGTCCCCAGCTCCGGCGCCGGCCGCCTCCTCTTCTCCGACCCCATCCCCTTCCGCCGCCGCGCCTCCAACCTCACCGCCAGCTTCTCCaccttcttctccttctccgtCCGCAACCTCAACCCCTCCTCCGTCGGCGGCGGCCTCGCCTTCGTCGTCTCCCCCGACGCCGCCGCCCTCGGCGACGCCGGCGAATTCCTCGGCTTCATCACCGCCGCCGGCGACCCCCCCGGCGCCGTCGCGGTCGAGTTCGACACCGCCATGGACGCCGGGCTGGGCGACATCAACGGCAACCACGTCGGGCTGGACGTCGGCTCGGCCGTATCGACTCGGTCGGTCGATCTCGAGTCGATCGGCGTCCAGTTAACGAGCGGCGATTCGATCAACTCGTGGGTGGATTACACCGGGTCGACTCGGTCGATCCGGGTGTACGTCTCGCTGTCGGACCGGAAGCCGAAGGAGGCGGTGATCGCGGCCGAGATCGATCTCGGCGAGTCGATCCCGGGCGACTCGGTGTACGTCGGATTCTCCGGGTCGACTCAGGGGAGCACCGAGGCCCACACGATCGAGTGGTGGAGCTTCCGATCCTCGTTCGACGACGACGGGCCGAGTCACGACTCGCCGCCGGCTCCGGCGCCGGAGGATTCGCCGCCGGTGGAGTTTCCATTGACGCCGGAAACTTCCaccccgccgccgccgtctccCGCGCCCGAGGCGCAAAATGTGACGGCTGCGCGCGTGGCGGCGAGAGGAGGAGGCGGCAAATGCCACGGGTCAATGTGCCCCGGCGCGGTGGCCGGGGTCGTGACGGCCGGGGCGTTTGTCCTGGGATTTTGCGCCGTTGGGTTCATATGGATCTATAAGAGGAAATTCAAGAAAGGGGAGAAAAGGGAATATTTTGCTTCGGATGTGATCAAAATGCCTAAGGAATTCAGCTATAGGGATCTGAAATTAGCCACGAAAGGTTTTGATTCGGATCGAATAATCGGTAACGGCGCATTCGGCACGGTTTATAAGGGGATTTTGCCCGAGACGGGCGGCGCTGTCGCGGTGAAGCGGTGCAGCCACACCGGGCAGGGGACGGCCGAGTTCTTGTCCGAGTTATCGATAATCGGAACTCTTAGGCATAGGAACCTAGTTAGGCTACAAGGGTGGTGCCACGAGAAGGGTGAAATTTTACTAGTCTATGACTTAATGTCCAATGGGAGTTTGGATAAAGCCTTATTCGAGTCCGCGTTCGTGCTGACGTGGATGAACCGTCGCAAAATTTTGACCGGGGTCGCGTCGGCCCTCGCGTACTTGCACCAAGAATGCGAGAATCAAGTGATCCATCGCGACGTAAAGAGCAGCAACATTATGCTCGACGACGCTTTCAACGCTAGGTTAGGCGATTTCGGGCTAGCCAGGCAAATCGAGCACGACAAGTCCCCGGACGCCACGACCGCGGCCGGGACAATGGGGTATCTCGCGCCCGAGTACCTGATAACCGGCCGGGCGACCGACAAGACCGACGTTTTCAGCTACGGTGCGGTGGTGCTAGAGGTGGCGACGGGGCGGAGGCCGATCGAGAAGGAATTTTTCGACGGAAGGGGCGGGAATTTGGTGGAGTGGGTGTGGAGCTTGCATCGGGACGGGCGGTTGTTGGACGCGGCCGACCCGCGACTCGGGAGGGAGTACGACGAAGAGGCGATGGGGCGAGTGTTGCGGGTGGGGCTCGCCTGCTCGCACCCGGACCCGATGTTCAGGCCGAGTGCGAGGGGCGTGGTGCAGATGCTACTAGGGGATGTTGAGGTCCCCATTGTGCCTAGTAGCACTAGGCCAACAATGAGCTTTACCACATCACAATTGTTGATGACATTGCAagatagtgtgtcggatatgaATGAGATGATCACAATCTCCACCACCTCGTCGGAATGTAGCTTCATCGGCGGCGGAGatggcggcggaggaggactACACCTGGTCTAG
- the LOC125210712 gene encoding 40S ribosomal protein S23-like, with protein sequence MGKTRGMGAGRKLKSHRRTQRWADKSYKKSHLGNEWKKPFAGSSHAKGIVLEKIGIEAKQPNSAIRKCARVQLIKNGKKIAAFVPNDGCLNYIEENDEVLIAGFGRKGHAVGDIPGVRFKVVKVSGVSLLALFKEKKEKPRS encoded by the exons ATGGG AAAGACACGTGGAATGGGAGCCGGGCGCAAGCTCAAGTCCCACCGCAGAACGCAGAGGTGGGCTGACAAGTCATACAAGAAGTCTCACCTTGGAAATGAATGGAAAAAGCCATTTGCTGGTTCGTCACATGCTAAGGGCATCGTGCTGGAGAAGAT AGGCATTGAAGCTAAGCAGCCTAACTCTGCCATTCGTAAGTGTGCTAGGGTTCAGCTCATTAAGAACGGAAAGAAGATTGCTGCCTTCGTACCTAACGATGGTTGCTTAAACTACATCGAAGAAAAT GATGAAGTATTGATTGCCGGATTTGGAAGGAAGGGTCATGCTGTGGGAGATATTCCCGGGGTTAGATTTAAGGTGGTGAAAGTATCGGGCGTTTCCCTCCTTGCCCTTTTCaaggagaagaaggagaagcCTAGGTCTTAA
- the LOC125211732 gene encoding DNA-binding protein S1FA-like isoform X1: MGADDFKVPPSFDRVKNAAHDGAAQGFNPGLIVLLVIGGLLLSFLVGNYVLYTYAQKTLPPRKKKPVSKKKMKKERLKQGVSAPGE, translated from the exons ATGGGAGCAGACGATTTCAAGGTTCCTCCGTCTTTCGATCGCGTg AAAAATGCAGCCCATGATGGTGCAGCACAAGGATTCAACCCAGGTTTGATCGTATTACTTGTCATCGGAGGGCTGCTCTTGTCATTCCTTGTTGGAAATTATGTGCTCTACACTTACGCCCAAAAGACCTTGCCACCGAGGAAAAAGAAGCCCGTCtccaagaagaagatgaagaaagaacGACTCAAGCAAGGCGTATCAGCTCCTGGAGAATAG
- the LOC125211203 gene encoding LOW QUALITY PROTEIN: protein DECREASED SIZE EXCLUSION LIMIT 1-like (The sequence of the model RefSeq protein was modified relative to this genomic sequence to represent the inferred CDS: inserted 4 bases in 2 codons), translating to MLFDILPQRERRKMSKRPPPDPVAVLRGHRASVTDVCFHPVKNNILFSGSTDGELRIWDTLQRRTISSSWVHTAAHGIISIAAAGENRLITQGRDGAIKXSRSPLTTINTNSYHFCKLSVFDKPHAEAEVGSETGGRNYVATAGEDLSVVEIWDVNTAEKLVKLLPLISVDRSAKLRGMCMAIGAFLPSESEVYAHVVAGFEDGSMVLWDLRNPSLPVTSVKFHSEAVLSLSIDSWCGGGVSGSADEKIVTFSLNPSMGSCLVKKEVILERPGISGTSIRPDGKIFATAGWDHRVRIHDYRKGNALAILKYHHAICNAVTFSXLMASSSEDATIALWELYPPTN from the exons ATGCTGTTTGACATATTGCCtcagagagaaagaagaaaaatgagcaAGCGGCCTCCTCCCGATCCCGTGGCTGTTCTCCGAGGCCACCGCGCTTCTGTTACAGATGTTTGCTTCCATCCAGTCAAGAACAACATCCTTTTCAGTGGATCCACCGACGGGGAGCTGAGAATTTGGGACACGTTGCAGCGTAGGACCATTTCATCATCATGGGTTCACACCGCAGCTCATGGCATCATCAGCATTGCTGCTGCTGGGGAGAACAGACTGATTACTCAAGGAAGGGATGGAGCTATCAA CTCCAGAAGCCCTCTCACCACGATCAATACCAATTCGTATCACTTCTGCAAGCTCTCTGTTTTCGACAAGCCCCATGCTGAAGCTGAGGTTGGCTCGGAGACTGGAGGGCGTAATTATGTTGCCACAGCTGGGGAAGACTTGTCTGTGGTTGAGATTTGGGATGTTAACACTGCTGAAAAGCTTGTGAAGCTGCTGCCTCTGATCTCAGTGGATCGTTCTGCAAAGTTGAGAGGAATGTGCATGGCTATCGGAGCCTTTTTGCCATCCGAGTCAGAGGTTTATGCACACGTTGTTGCTGGGTTCGAGGATGGATCAATGGTGTTATGGGATTTGAGAAATCCTTCCTTGCCGGTGACTAGTGTGAAATTCCACTCGGAGGCAGTTCTAAGCTTGTCTATTGACAGTTGGTGTGGAGGAGGGGTTTCGGGATCTGCTGATGAGAAAATTGTGACGTTTAGCTTGAATCCTTCGATGGGATCGTGTTTGGTCAAGAAAGAAGTTATTTTGGAGAGACCCGGTATCTCAGGGACCTCGATAAGGCCAGATGGTAAGATTTTCGCCACAGCTGGGTGGGATCACAGGGTGAGGATACATGACTATCGGAAAGGGAATGCGTTGGCTATACTGAAATACCATCACGCAATTTGCAATGCTGTCACATTTTC ACTGATGGCTTCATCTTCAGAAGATGCCACTATAGCGTTATGGGAGCTTTATCCTCCTACAAATTGA
- the LOC125211387 gene encoding probable GABA transporter 2 produces MGLIAFYAYYPMSLVLDHCEKSGRFCELAADVLAISKKTPRRDYSLEPSENGILPEIQAPPATRKMLKGLISRYWVFGNKSNANILKSLISDEGCEQGCVLYKELDPEDYSSVSIRDLVWLLCCDAAFFPRHKRCGSTSCSRCSSTSQRDHRLRSHVWGNSHLWRKLVGDVAGFKLFSSDVVD; encoded by the exons ATGGGTCTTATAGCCTTTTATGCCTACTATCCCATGTCTTTGGTCCTCGACCACTGTGAGAAGTCCGGCCGCTTCTGCGAACTCGCTGCCGACGTCTTAG CCATCTCCAAGAAGACGCCACGGAGGGACTACTCTTTAGAGCCTTCCGAGAATGGCATACTACCTGAAATACAG GCTCCACCAGCAACAAGGAAGATGCTAAAAGGCCTAATCTCCAGATATTGGGTGTTTGGCAACAAATCCAATGCGAACATCCTCAAAAGCCTCATATCGGATGAGGGATGTGAACAAGGGTGTGTTCTCTACAAGGAACTTGATCCTGAGGATTATTCTTCGGTCTCTATACGTGATCTTGTGTGGCTTCTTTGCTGCGATGCTGCCTTTTTTCCGAGACATAAACGCTGTGGTTCGACTTCATGCTCCCGATGCTCCTCTACAAGCCAACGAGATCATCGGCTGCGTTCACATGTGTGGGGGAATTCTCATCTGTGGAGGAAACTAGTTGGAGATGTTGCTGGGTTCAAGCTTTTTAGCAGCGATGTTGTTGATTGA
- the LOC125210638 gene encoding protein OSB2, chloroplastic-like — translation MNLQFRAKLFGRIRLSSLSSLLQSNSYATSKTPKPFNPNPPKSPPNFSDRIAKPTGDVIVWPKPLEIPYQAKVANFVKLVGFVKAPVQFDTFPGGKHYASTAISQEIGGGNVPLLIPVVFEGDLAHVVAGHVKQNDCVLVSGQLSSDPLLPRFAKSDGWGKLHILGGNLNFVEGFAKGGFVKNVVEGAVDEKFDQQWEKAVEDAKVERFSGEANWGSGSVKVESNAGAMPGSGEVKLEKKRDWDRGLDLWRDLVKNSLLWWDYRDQKVKGMVKEKHPDFKHKETGDGLWVDSAPKWVLPGIGKLEFDVPVVKVKFVRGAGYGGGERKGSGKDEDSWKDLVENPSKWWDNRANKQNPKWPDFKHKETQKALWLSGSPEWVLSKLPPST, via the coding sequence ATGAATTTACAGTTCAGAGCAAAATTATTCGGCCGAATCCGCCTCTCCTCCCTCTCTTCCCTCCTTCAATCGAATTCCTATGCCACCTCAAAAACCCCCAAACCCTTCAACCCTAATCCCCCAAAATCACCCCCAAATTTCTCCGACAGAATCGCGAAACCGACGGGCGACGTGATCGTCTGGCCCAAGCCGCTAGAGATTCCGTATCAAGCAAAAGTTGCTAATTTCGTGAAATTGGTCGGATTCGTGAAGGCTCCTGTTCAATTCGACACTTTTCCCGGCGGGAAGCATTATGCTTCAACCGCCATTTCTCAGGAAATCGGCGGTGGAAATGTTCCTCTGTTGATCCCCGTTGTGTTTGAGGGCGATTTGGCGCACGTTGTGGCCGGCCACGTGAAGCAGAACGACTGCGTCCTCGTGTCCGGGCAGCTGAGCTCGGATCCGCTGCTGCCGCGCTTTGCGAAGAGCGATGGTTGGGGAAAGCTTCATATTTTGGGGGGAAATCTCAATTTTGTCGAAGGGTTTGCGAAAGGGggttttgtgaagaatgtggtGGAGGGAGCTGTTGATGAGAAGTTTGATCAGCAGTGGGAGAAGGCGGTGGAAGATGCCAAAGTGGAGAGATTTTCGGGTGAGGCGAATTGGGGGTCGGGTTCTGTGAAGGTGGAGTCGAATGCGGGGGCAATGCCGGGATCTGGTGAGGTGAAActagagaagaagagagattGGGATAGGGGTTTGGATTTGTGGAGGGATCTTGTGAAGAACTCCTTGCTTTGGTGGGATTATCGGGATCAGAAGGTGAAGGGGATGGTTAAGGAGAAACATCCCGATTTTAAGCACAAGGAGACCGGTGATGGGCTGTGGGTCGACAGTGCTCCGAAGTGGGTGCTGCCGGGAATTGGGAAGTTGGAATTTGATGTTCCGGTTGTGAAGGTGAAGTTCGTGCGCGGAGCAGGGTATGGTGGTGGTGAGAGGAAGGGTAGTGGTAAGGATGAGGATTCTTGGAAAGACTTGGTGGAGAATCCTAGTAAATGGTGGGATAATAGGGCAAACAAGCAAAACCCCAAATGGCCCGACTTTAAGCATAAAGAGACGCAGAAGGCGTTGTGGCTTAGCGGTTCACCAGAATGGGTGTTGTCTAAGTTGCCACCATCAACATGA
- the LOC125211732 gene encoding DNA-binding protein S1FA-like isoform X2, translating into MGADDFKVPPSFDRKNAAHDGAAQGFNPGLIVLLVIGGLLLSFLVGNYVLYTYAQKTLPPRKKKPVSKKKMKKERLKQGVSAPGE; encoded by the exons ATGGGAGCAGACGATTTCAAGGTTCCTCCGTCTTTCGATCGC AAAAATGCAGCCCATGATGGTGCAGCACAAGGATTCAACCCAGGTTTGATCGTATTACTTGTCATCGGAGGGCTGCTCTTGTCATTCCTTGTTGGAAATTATGTGCTCTACACTTACGCCCAAAAGACCTTGCCACCGAGGAAAAAGAAGCCCGTCtccaagaagaagatgaagaaagaacGACTCAAGCAAGGCGTATCAGCTCCTGGAGAATAG